The following coding sequences are from one Capsicum annuum cultivar UCD-10X-F1 chromosome 3, UCD10Xv1.1, whole genome shotgun sequence window:
- the LOC107863482 gene encoding transcription elongation factor TFIIS: MEKELIELFDAVKRAADAAAVDGGTDSSPEESRCLDALKRLKKFPVNYQVLVSTQVGKRLRILTKHPREKIQALASDVVKNWKTIIVRETMKNKNGSEVNGESVKAECAGDDGYEGNKFLRVNSVKVEKVSRGENVKVERSSKSLTPKSERALKSESSFTVVQSENGTVLKTENMASKSVKIEKKPEDEKLSSNLASAAPPKLSALNYCKDSVRDKVREIFAEALCKVSGEADDDLRDAVNACDPYRVAVQVETAMFEKWGRSTGAQKFKYRSIMFNIKDPNNPDFRRKVLIGQYSPHSIVELSPEDMASDERQKENKKIKEKALFNSELGGPPKASTDKFKCGRCGKNQTTYYQMQTRSADEPMTTYVTCVNCDNRWKFC, encoded by the exons ATGGAGAAGGAGCTAATTGAACTATTCGATGCGGTAAAACGAGCGGCTGATGCTGCCGCTGTTGACGGCGGTACAGATTCCTCACCGGAAGAAAGTAGGTGCCTTGACGCTTTGAAGCGGCTCAAGAAATTTCCTGTCAATTATCAAGTCCTCGTTTCCACACAG GTGGGCAAACGCCTCCGAATATTGACCAAACATCCGAGGGAGAAGATCCAGGCTTTGGCTTCTGATGTAGTGAAGAATTGGAAGACTATAATTGTGAGAGAGACGATGAAAAATAAGAACGGGAGTGAAGTAAATGGGGAATCTGTAAAAGCTGAATGTGCTGGCGATGATGGTTATGAAGGCAACAAATTTCTGCGTGTGAACTCGGTGAAAGTTGAAAAGGTGTCAAGGGGTGAGAATGTTAAGGTTGAGAGGTCAAGTAAGTCTCTGACTCCAAAATCTGAGAGAGCACTGAAGTCAGAAAGTTCCTTCACTGTCGTACAGTCTGAGAATGGTACTGTTCTGAAGACTGAGAATATGGCTTCCAAAAGTGTAAAGATTGAGAAGAAGCCAGAGGATGAGAAATTGAGCTCTAATTTAGCTAGTGCTGCCCCACCAAAATTGTCTGCTCTCAATTATTGTAAGGATTCTGTGAGAGACAAAGTTCGAGAGATCTTTGCTGAGGCTCTTTGCAAAGTCTCAGGTGAAGCTGATGACGATTTGAGGGATGCCGTAAATGCCTGTGATCCTTATAGAGTTGCAGTTCAGGTTGAGACTGCAATGTTTGAGAAGTGGGGTAGATCTACTGGTGCCCAGAAGTTTAAGTATAGGTCAATAATGTTTAACATTAAGGATCCAAACAACCCAGATTTCCGGAGGAAAGTCCTTATAGGACAGTATTCACCTCATAGTATTGTCGAATTGAGCCCAGAAGATATGGCAAGTGATGAAAGGCAAAAGgagaataaaaagataaaagaaaaagcatTATTTAATAGCGAGCTTGGAGGTCCTCCAAAGGCCAGTACAGATAAGTTTAAGTGTGGTAGGTGCGGGAAAAATCAGACCACTTACTACCAGATGCAAACTCGGAGTGCTGATGAACCAATGACAACATATGTCACGTGTGTAAACTGCGATAATCGCTGGAAGTTTTGTTAA